In Treponema rectale, a single genomic region encodes these proteins:
- the mgrA gene encoding L-glyceraldehyde 3-phosphate reductase — protein sequence MSVYLADSKRYEGTMEYQRCGKSGLKLPRISLGLWHNFGSVDDFENQKKMIFKAFDLGITHFDLANNYGPEPGSAEENFGRIINQELKSYRDEIIVSTKAGYGMWPGPYGDFGSRKYLIASLNQSLKRMNLEYVDIFYHHRPDPETPLEETMSAVSDSIKCGKALYAGISNYHAEDTKKAAALLKANGTPLLINQFRYNMFDRWSEEDGLLDALDEVGAGSITFSPLAQGILSTKYFNGIPENSRATRGVFLKKEFITEEKISKAKKLNEMALDRGQSLSQMALAWNLRKNRVTSVLIGAHNPEQIEENVKTVQKLNFTDSELNEIEAILK from the coding sequence ATGAGCGTATATTTAGCAGATTCAAAGAGATATGAAGGTACGATGGAGTACCAGCGTTGTGGAAAAAGTGGTCTTAAGCTTCCGAGAATTTCTCTTGGACTTTGGCATAATTTTGGTTCAGTAGATGATTTTGAAAATCAGAAGAAAATGATTTTTAAGGCATTTGATCTGGGAATTACTCATTTTGACCTGGCAAATAATTATGGTCCTGAACCTGGAAGTGCTGAAGAAAACTTTGGAAGAATTATAAATCAGGAACTTAAATCTTACAGGGATGAAATTATAGTTTCTACAAAAGCCGGATACGGGATGTGGCCTGGTCCATACGGAGATTTTGGTTCAAGAAAGTATCTTATTGCAAGTTTGAATCAGAGTCTTAAGAGAATGAATCTTGAATATGTGGATATTTTTTATCATCACAGACCGGATCCAGAAACCCCTCTTGAAGAAACAATGTCTGCCGTAAGTGATTCCATAAAATGTGGAAAAGCTTTGTATGCGGGAATTTCAAATTATCATGCAGAGGATACAAAAAAAGCTGCAGCCTTGCTTAAGGCCAACGGAACACCTCTTCTCATTAACCAGTTCAGATATAATATGTTTGACCGCTGGAGTGAGGAAGACGGACTTCTTGATGCCCTTGATGAAGTTGGAGCTGGTTCTATAACTTTCAGTCCTCTGGCACAGGGTATTCTTTCTACAAAGTATTTTAATGGAATTCCGGAAAATTCCCGTGCAACCCGTGGTGTATTCCTGAAAAAAGAATTCATAACGGAAGAAAAGATTTCAAAAGCAAAGAAGCTGAATGAAATGGCATTGGACAGGGGACAGTCTCTGTCTCAGATGGCATTGGCCTGGAATTTGAGAAAGAATCGCGTTACTTCAGTTTTAATTGGTGCACATAATCCTGAGCAGATTGAAGAAAATGTTAAAACTGTTCAGAAATTGAATTTTACAGATTCAGAATTGAATGAAATTGAAGCAATTTTAAAATAA
- a CDS encoding epoxyqueuosine reductase QueH has protein sequence MKEEKIDYQKQLTQIILQVQKLPVKPKLLLHACCAPCSSYVIEYLSAFFDITIYYFNPNIHPQSEYERRLEELKVFLSKFPLALQNSVKLEVAEYNPEIFFDAVKTREQPELQEEPERGERCRRCYEFRMKKAFEFAVNNKYDYFTTTLSISPYKDAVKINTIGYTFDNLSDVKYLPADFKKKNGFLRSLQLSSEYGLYRQDYCGCVYSMRSKHDNSKQTDS, from the coding sequence ATGAAAGAAGAAAAGATTGATTATCAGAAACAGCTGACTCAAATTATACTGCAGGTGCAGAAGCTTCCTGTTAAACCAAAGCTTTTGCTTCATGCATGCTGTGCACCATGTTCTTCTTATGTTATTGAATACCTGTCAGCTTTTTTTGATATTACGATTTATTATTTTAATCCGAATATCCATCCTCAATCTGAATATGAACGTAGACTGGAAGAGTTGAAAGTCTTTTTGTCAAAGTTTCCTTTAGCATTACAAAACAGTGTTAAGCTTGAGGTTGCAGAGTATAATCCTGAGATTTTTTTTGATGCCGTAAAAACCAGGGAACAGCCGGAACTGCAGGAAGAACCTGAAAGGGGAGAACGATGTCGCCGCTGTTATGAATTCCGAATGAAAAAAGCTTTTGAATTTGCAGTTAATAATAAGTATGATTATTTTACGACTACGCTGTCTATCAGTCCTTATAAAGATGCCGTGAAAATAAATACAATTGGCTATACATTTGACAACTTGTCAGATGTTAAGTATTTACCGGCTGATTTTAAGAAGAAGAATGGCTTTTTAAGAAGCCTGCAGCTTAGTTCTGAATACGGATTATACAGGCAGGATTATTGTGGATGCGTATATTCTATGCGCAGCAAACATGATAACTCCAAACAGACTGATAGTTAG
- a CDS encoding ABC transporter substrate-binding protein, whose protein sequence is MSTLLSVSCNKKGTENKLTITKAERIVVLCPSGAEILSTIGAEDHIVARTDFCDYPESLKQIPSIGGFSGDTLSIETILSYKPDFVYGSLGIHDTVKENLENLNIPVYLSETKDIEDILTEIEFMGSVTHHVEESQSVTRQLRIQIKSLNEKKNKNNSIPDVYWEVWNAPFMSAGKKSFINDVINLAGGKNIFSDVEDVYPIISEEAILSRNPDVIIIPVENGITINTLKKRAGWEQIKAVKNESVIFIDSNLFTRPGPRIIQAAEKLYDQLHK, encoded by the coding sequence ATGAGTACACTTTTGTCTGTAAGCTGTAATAAAAAGGGTACAGAAAATAAACTTACAATAACAAAAGCAGAAAGAATTGTCGTTTTATGTCCAAGCGGGGCAGAAATCCTAAGTACAATCGGGGCTGAAGACCACATAGTTGCAAGAACAGATTTTTGTGACTATCCTGAAAGTCTGAAACAGATTCCAAGTATAGGTGGTTTTTCAGGAGATACTCTCAGTATAGAAACAATTCTTTCTTACAAACCGGATTTCGTTTACGGATCTTTAGGAATTCATGATACTGTAAAAGAAAATCTTGAAAACCTGAACATACCGGTCTATCTTTCTGAAACAAAAGACATTGAAGATATACTTACTGAAATAGAATTTATGGGGTCAGTTACACATCATGTCGAAGAAAGTCAATCTGTTACCAGACAGTTAAGGATACAGATTAAATCCCTTAATGAAAAAAAAAATAAGAATAATTCTATTCCTGACGTTTATTGGGAAGTTTGGAATGCTCCTTTTATGTCTGCCGGTAAAAAATCCTTCATAAATGACGTAATAAACCTTGCCGGTGGAAAAAACATTTTTTCTGATGTAGAAGATGTATATCCCATAATCAGTGAAGAAGCTATTCTTTCTCGAAATCCAGATGTAATAATCATTCCTGTAGAAAATGGAATTACTATAAATACACTAAAAAAACGTGCCGGTTGGGAACAAATAAAAGCTGTAAAAAATGAATCTGTTATTTTTATAGATTCTAATCTGTTTACAAGACCTGGTCCAAGAATAATTCAGGCTGCTGAAAAACTTTATGACCAGCTGCACAAATAA
- the pyrE gene encoding orotate phosphoribosyltransferase, which yields MEQYKKEFIDFMVECNVLKFGSFTLKSGRKSPFFMNAGAYITGSQLERLGEFYAKAIHDNFGDDFDVLFGPAYKGIPLSVATCIAYSKLYNKEIKYCADRKEEKDHGADKGSLLGYGIKDGDRVVIIEDVTTSGKSIEETYPKIKAQETTPGGIKIVGEIVSLNRMERAADSTKSALQVISEKYGFPAKAIVSMKEVVETLYTPGKNGVITDELKKEIDAYYAEWGADF from the coding sequence ATGGAACAGTATAAAAAAGAATTTATTGATTTTATGGTTGAGTGCAATGTACTCAAATTTGGTTCTTTCACATTAAAAAGCGGAAGAAAATCTCCTTTCTTTATGAATGCAGGTGCTTATATAACAGGCAGCCAGCTGGAACGCCTCGGAGAGTTTTATGCAAAAGCAATTCATGATAACTTCGGAGATGATTTCGATGTACTTTTCGGACCTGCCTACAAAGGAATTCCTTTAAGCGTTGCAACCTGTATTGCATACTCAAAACTTTACAATAAAGAGATAAAATACTGCGCTGACCGCAAAGAAGAAAAAGATCATGGTGCAGACAAAGGTTCACTTCTTGGATATGGAATTAAAGACGGAGACAGAGTCGTAATAATTGAAGACGTTACAACTTCCGGAAAATCAATCGAAGAAACTTATCCTAAAATAAAAGCACAGGAAACTACTCCCGGCGGAATAAAAATTGTGGGAGAAATAGTTTCTCTTAACAGAATGGAAAGAGCTGCTGATTCAACAAAAAGTGCCCTTCAGGTAATTTCAGAAAAATACGGTTTCCCTGCAAAAGCAATTGTTTCCATGAAAGAAGTCGTAGAAACCCTTTACACTCCAGGAAAAAACGGCGTTATAACTGATGAACTGAAAAAAGAAATTGATGCCTACTACGCTGAATGGGGTGCAGATTTCTAA
- a CDS encoding glycoside hydrolase family 31 protein yields the protein MFKKSSNSLIFEKNGETVKIEPWGTDSLRIRATMNPEFTKNTWGLTETVKTKSSVKIEISDSGASISNGKLSAKLNAGGVITFEKNGKKILQEYHRSYDHSASNESIALKVVNRQYKGNIGGGEYQITARFNPNDDEKIFGMGQYQQPYLNLKGCVLELAQRNSQISIPFAVSSLGYGFLWNNPAVGRVTFATNMTEWKSECSDELDYWITAGNTPKEITERYTECVGRAPLMPKDYLGFWQCKLRYRTQEEVLTVARKYKELGIHLDVIVIDFFHWCRQGDWSFDKEYWPDPKAMCDELHAMGTKVMVSVWPSVDKKSVNYWPLAEKGLFLRCERGVIQTYDFNGDCRTIDLTAQEARNFLWKACLKNYVKYGIDMFWLDNAEPDLSVYDFENYRYRIGPALKVSNLYPKLYAQTFADGFNKIGKKNFVNLERCAWVGSQKYGVVLWNGDVQSTFECLEDSVSQGINMGLAGIPWWTTDVGGFMYGDPKDPAFIHLLMRWFEFGVFTPILRLHGDRSPQLKPFVTDRDYGGGFCWSGQDNEIWSYGKDAQKIMEKQIKLRESLRDYIETLMKEAHEKGTPLMRAMFYEFPDDETCWNIRDQYMFGNEYLVAPVLHAEEYKRSVYLPAGNWKNINDGKVYKGGKTYVVNAPIDCIPVFKKA from the coding sequence ATGTTTAAGAAAAGTTCTAATTCCCTGATTTTTGAAAAAAACGGAGAAACAGTTAAGATTGAACCTTGGGGAACGGATTCCCTTAGAATTCGTGCAACGATGAATCCAGAATTTACAAAAAATACCTGGGGACTTACAGAAACTGTAAAAACCAAATCTTCCGTAAAAATAGAAATTTCAGATTCAGGCGCCAGCATTTCAAACGGAAAACTTTCTGCAAAACTAAATGCAGGCGGCGTTATAACTTTTGAAAAAAACGGAAAAAAAATTCTTCAGGAATATCACCGCAGCTACGACCATTCCGCATCAAATGAAAGCATTGCCCTTAAAGTTGTAAACCGTCAGTACAAAGGAAACATCGGCGGCGGAGAATACCAGATTACGGCAAGATTCAATCCAAATGATGATGAAAAAATTTTCGGCATGGGCCAGTATCAGCAGCCATACCTTAACCTTAAAGGATGCGTTCTTGAACTCGCACAGCGCAACTCACAGATTTCCATACCATTTGCAGTCTCAAGCTTAGGCTACGGCTTTCTCTGGAACAACCCGGCAGTAGGCAGAGTAACATTTGCTACAAATATGACTGAATGGAAAAGTGAATGCAGCGATGAACTGGATTACTGGATTACCGCCGGTAATACTCCAAAAGAAATCACTGAACGCTATACAGAATGTGTCGGAAGAGCACCTCTGATGCCAAAAGATTATCTCGGATTCTGGCAGTGCAAGCTGCGTTACAGAACACAGGAAGAAGTTCTTACAGTTGCAAGAAAATATAAAGAGCTGGGCATTCATCTTGATGTAATAGTCATAGACTTCTTCCACTGGTGCCGTCAGGGAGACTGGAGTTTTGACAAAGAATACTGGCCTGACCCAAAAGCAATGTGTGATGAACTTCATGCAATGGGAACTAAAGTTATGGTTAGCGTATGGCCTAGCGTAGATAAAAAAAGCGTAAACTACTGGCCTCTTGCCGAAAAAGGACTTTTCCTTAGATGTGAACGGGGTGTTATTCAAACCTATGATTTTAACGGAGACTGTCGCACGATTGATCTTACAGCACAGGAAGCCCGCAATTTTCTCTGGAAAGCATGTTTAAAGAATTATGTAAAATACGGAATTGATATGTTCTGGCTCGATAATGCTGAACCGGATCTTTCTGTATACGACTTTGAAAACTACAGATACCGTATCGGGCCTGCACTTAAAGTCAGCAACCTTTATCCAAAACTTTATGCACAGACATTTGCCGACGGATTCAACAAAATCGGAAAAAAGAATTTTGTTAACCTTGAACGCTGTGCCTGGGTTGGAAGTCAGAAATATGGCGTAGTCCTCTGGAACGGAGACGTACAAAGTACATTTGAATGTCTCGAAGATTCTGTTTCACAAGGAATCAACATGGGTCTTGCAGGTATTCCATGGTGGACAACCGATGTGGGAGGCTTTATGTATGGAGATCCAAAAGATCCGGCCTTCATTCATCTGTTAATGCGCTGGTTTGAATTTGGTGTCTTCACTCCAATACTGAGACTTCACGGAGACAGAAGTCCGCAGCTTAAACCCTTTGTTACAGACAGAGATTACGGCGGAGGATTCTGCTGGTCCGGACAGGACAATGAAATATGGTCTTATGGTAAAGATGCTCAGAAAATAATGGAAAAACAGATAAAACTCAGAGAAAGCCTGAGAGACTATATTGAAACCCTCATGAAAGAAGCACACGAAAAAGGAACCCCACTTATGAGGGCAATGTTCTATGAATTCCCGGATGATGAAACCTGCTGGAATATTCGGGATCAATATATGTTTGGAAATGAATATCTTGTAGCACCTGTTCTTCATGCAGAAGAATACAAACGCTCTGTATATCTTCCAGCCGGCAACTGGAAAAACATAAATGACGGAAAAGTTTACAAAGGAGGAAAAACGTACGTAGTGAATGCACCAATTGACTGCATACCCGTCTTCAAAAAAGCCTGA
- the argA gene encoding amino-acid N-acetyltransferase: MKAEIVHGKAEQIRDVIRYIQRFKDALVIIYMDENLIESPLFLSHIKDIAKIHDAGLKVIMIPGASKRIDEILKVSNISWSVHDNCRITGPEAMPLIKMAAFDVSNQVMTALAGEKKTALIGNWVRARGKGVVDGFDFGTNGEIDKLQVDTIQTVLDDGFIPIFPCIGWSAAGKPYNISSVELAKQVAIHLKADKLFYVVPDAEINDSTFSLPENIGLSGEGTVPAMNIEELDSFIETNKNTNGNVSREKIINLLKLAKEACISGVSRVHILNGSLDGTIPCEIFSDFGSGTMIYCNNYGTIRDMGRDDISAVLSVMKPFIDSGILLPRTKEMLNNQIGDYIVYELDGAIRACASLVKYPDGQMEIAGVAVDKTCSHIGIGPKLIEFLVSRATKLKAKSIFLLTTQTADWFETLGFTESTVESLPAKRREIWTPQRSSKVMRLNIK; the protein is encoded by the coding sequence ATGAAAGCAGAAATTGTGCATGGTAAAGCAGAACAGATTCGTGATGTAATCAGGTATATTCAAAGGTTTAAAGATGCTTTAGTAATCATTTACATGGATGAGAATCTGATTGAGTCTCCATTATTTTTAAGTCATATAAAAGATATTGCTAAAATTCATGATGCAGGACTTAAAGTAATAATGATTCCTGGCGCCAGTAAACGTATAGATGAAATATTGAAGGTTTCAAATATTTCCTGGTCTGTACATGATAACTGTCGTATTACAGGTCCTGAAGCAATGCCATTGATAAAGATGGCAGCCTTTGATGTATCAAATCAGGTTATGACTGCACTGGCAGGAGAAAAGAAAACAGCGCTTATTGGTAACTGGGTCAGGGCCAGAGGAAAGGGCGTTGTTGATGGATTTGATTTTGGTACAAACGGTGAAATTGATAAGCTTCAGGTTGATACAATACAGACGGTTTTAGATGACGGGTTTATCCCTATCTTCCCGTGTATTGGATGGAGTGCTGCCGGCAAGCCGTATAATATTTCTTCTGTTGAGCTGGCAAAGCAGGTTGCAATTCATTTAAAAGCAGACAAGCTTTTTTATGTTGTGCCTGATGCTGAGATAAATGATTCTACTTTTTCTTTACCTGAGAATATTGGTCTCTCTGGAGAGGGAACAGTTCCTGCTATGAATATTGAAGAACTGGATTCTTTTATTGAGACTAATAAAAATACAAATGGAAATGTTTCACGTGAAAAAATAATTAATCTTTTGAAACTTGCAAAAGAGGCATGTATATCTGGAGTTTCTCGTGTTCATATTTTGAATGGATCTTTAGATGGTACTATTCCATGTGAAATTTTCAGCGACTTTGGTTCTGGTACAATGATTTACTGTAATAACTATGGCACTATCAGAGATATGGGCCGTGATGATATTTCTGCAGTACTTTCTGTAATGAAACCATTTATTGATTCCGGCATTCTTTTACCACGGACAAAGGAAATGCTTAATAATCAGATAGGTGATTATATTGTTTATGAACTTGATGGTGCTATAAGAGCCTGTGCTTCTTTAGTAAAATATCCGGACGGTCAGATGGAGATTGCAGGGGTTGCTGTGGATAAAACTTGTTCTCACATTGGTATCGGTCCAAAGCTGATAGAATTTCTTGTTTCACGTGCAACAAAATTAAAAGCAAAAAGTATTTTCCTTCTTACAACACAAACTGCAGATTGGTTTGAGACACTTGGATTTACGGAATCTACAGTTGAATCCTTGCCCGCAAAGCGAAGGGAAATATGGACTCCTCAAAGAAGTTCAAAAGTTATGAGACTTAATATTAAATAG